From one Lycium barbarum isolate Lr01 chromosome 6, ASM1917538v2, whole genome shotgun sequence genomic stretch:
- the LOC132644134 gene encoding uncharacterized protein LOC132644134, which translates to MCCLISAGGLNLIQLQKWNQAAVAKLCWDLAHKEDKLWIKWIHTYYIKDQQLGDCVIPQQASWMTKKILASRYIMLQSYLPSPQHQSMIRTFYLQLIGDLPRVQWKCLKFGNKARPKACFVMWLCLQQRLLTADRLLKWDIEASPTCVMCQQDPESHEHLFVTCTVAKTLWAKVLRWSNNQLCIATTWNEFVQWGISSAKGKAQQAQLFKMVFAECTYALWTERNQRLFESTSRHVDQLAKDLAVICTVRVPPGLQTLIHSFQF; encoded by the coding sequence ATGTGCTGCCTAATATCTGCTGGTGGGTTAAATTTAATTCAACTACAAAAATGGAACCAAGCAGCAGTTGCAAAATTATGTTGGGACCTTGCACACAAGGAAGACAAGTTATGGATCAAATGGATCCATACTTACTATATTAAGGACCAGCAGTTGGGGGATTGTGTAATCCCTCAACAAGCTAGCTGGATGACAAAGAAGATTTTGGCCTCTAGATATATTATGTTGCAGTCCTACCTACCATCCCCTCAACACCAAAGCATGATCAGAACCTTTTACTTGCAGCTCATAGGGGATTTACCAAGAGTACAATGGAAATGCCTGAAGTTTGGTAATAAAGCTAGGCCTAAAGCATGCTTTGTTATGTGGTTGTGTCTCCAACAAAGATTATTAACTGCCGATAGGCTACTTAAGTGGGATATAGAGGCTTCTCCAACATGTGTTATGTGTCAACAAGATCCGGAGTCCCATGAGCACTTATTTGTTACCTGCACTGTAGCCAAAACTCTATGGGCTAAAGTCTTGAGATGGAGTAACAATCAACTCTGTATTGCTACAACGTGGAATGAGTTTGTTCAATGGGGAATCAGTTCTGCTAAGGGAAAAGCACAACAAGCACAACTGTTCAAGATGGTATTTGCTGAATGCACCTATGCTTTATGGACTGAAAGAAACCAAAGGTTATTTGAGAGTACGAGTAGACATGTGGATCAGTTGGCAAAGGACCTGGCTGTTATATGCACTGTACGAGTACCTCCTGGGCTGCAAACTCTAATTCATAGTTTCCAGTTTTGA